A segment of the Manis javanica isolate MJ-LG chromosome 17, MJ_LKY, whole genome shotgun sequence genome:
attggtccttatgccaaggcgcaattagcatgtagtttagtggtgtgggatgatttgtcattaggaagttcggggccttccggctgccctgcattgggcgctattttctgagcgcggctgccaacatctcccccttttttgtctaacagaagctcaaggcggaacttgccagcagaggcggagacagaggcctgacctccatcatacttcctgatgccccctttttggagaggggttctggacatctacccctatgcagtcaggcatgcctctcagaggggtccaagacctcttgcagtgctttgcctcgcatcctctggctggcgttgggaccgcttggtacaaagggtttggaccctttttctcaaccctcttgcaccatgagcttctgaaagaaagctgtgattaagcattgaggtactcgggcctggtgcagtgccacatgggctcagggtgcaagagctacctcaagctaaagctgagcttccttcttaagcatattgagccacacttggggagaggcgccaacgtctatcgccattagggcttgagcaaggatcaccttgtcctgcttatgttggttgcgcagtctgcataacaaccagagtaagagcatgagacttccaagcaggaacacgcccatcccagccatgcccgcccactccttgatgtgggagagagctctgaggaaccaggaagagagtccttccgctacggagatatctagacgggtggagttgatgtggataatttctcgccgcagttcttctagtgtcccatcgaagtcttgggaccagtttcctgaaagatactgggacaggtctcgtgacagattagctgcccgtgtaaaattttcatattgaatgctagtgatgcagagggcacgatatttccgctcacatcccaattgggccatttgccagagcacctccatttgttcctccacgagatctatgcgttgattgaggatcattattcctcctttcagtttgccatcaagtgtggactgttggtccagggcagaagctactgaggctgcaaggttattgagctctgtagccgatttgatggaggtgtctaaagctataccagcggcggtggctgcgaccgcggtcgcggagatcaggagcactatggtgGCTGTAATGCCGAAATCGcacctttctcgaaacagagtcatggtgttaggggcgtctacgggaacagggacccaacgggggatgcggactaccaaagcattggtaaagttacgcgcatcccaacactgagacagaaagcagatttcattggagcaggagtcaaagctactattggataagataaacagaaatggggggtatacgcatactggagaaggtggaaaaagggaattaggtgactctggacctgattttgctgaacacgtgtagttctcgttgttatgggtcatggtcatgttccagtgtgcgcgcgtgtggttgttctcgcaccaaaaggtgatattttttacacctattcccccaccctggagggcggaaaagggggagaggttggtacacgagccattgactccacacagcatccatttatggaaggggttcatgctcagctgctgacgaaactcgccttcgagcacctttactggccaccaagcctcattggctggccgtccctccatatctggggagatggtaaactcctgcctctcagttgcccacgttactacagttgactgacagtcagtccagggccacagctctccctcatagtcgcccacacaatgggaggcatatttgggttgacgaggcctgtcggtggaattgttcctgggagagtgtacaaatgtgccattgatccagagaaccatctggtggatagtcatgttcttatagggcgggctcccttccttattaggcccttcaaatttagctgacataacggggaggccactggcctctagaattatgtcactgaaccatccgtatttcctccgtttcagggagatacagccagctagattctgagtggtgaagcataatgacccattagttaagaaggatcggttttctcccaacggggctgttagggtgtccttttctaggtagggcaagttcatactagagttggtggtgaaaaagcggggaaaaacggctgcattgaaacggacaggcataggcttaggaaaggcagacaggattccccatctcaatactccctgagtcggggtctccagtgtcaggagcagggtcaggaggtacagcgaagtcatctcctttgtttaggactttcctcgttaggcgctctgggatccagaagggattttcttcaccctgggggaaaacacacacagctcccctggatctgattatgattggatccgggcccttccattggttagataacacgtccttccattttactagttcttgtgggtcttttggccactgattatggcgatccgctgctgtatggccttgagcatccagattcaaaaaatttatagtgaaaagtgctagggctatggcagtttttggtgtgggggttatatcttcaattccccctttttgtttaagtaaataggatttgagcgtgcggttcgcgcgttccacaatcccttgaccctgtgggttgtagggaaggccagtgatatgttttatccccatgtgatgacaaaattgagcaaattttgtagaggtataggctgggccattgtctgttttcagaatctgtggtaacccccatgcgctccaagcctcaaggcagtgctggatgacatgggaagctttctctcctgacaatggggaggcaaagatgactcctgaacaagtatccacggatacgtgtacgtatttaagtttctcaaaaggtgaaaaatgcgtcacatctatttgccaaacttgtaaaggcctaatacctctggggttgatctcaacatgaggtgcgggaaggaagctgcagcaatgttggcagctaaggacaatgttcctagcttcggccctggttatgctaaaccgcttgcgcagcgtttcggcagtgacatgaaattgtgtgtggaattttgaagctgtggtgatagggtctagcaggggaaaagctatatttctggttgcgaggtctgccaggtggttgccttgagtcataggcccgggaaggcctgaatgtgctctgatatgagttatatacaaaggagattgtctatgaagtagtgctgattgtatctgtttgaacaaagtggctactgggctggacgctttggttagcccggccacttctagagatttgactgcattaactacataacaggagtcagacacaatatttaaaggttcaggaaagatttgtaggacctctaagactatgcgacattccactatttgtggagtgtcaggcgtgtagctttttgtcacaactttgccatcatggacataggcacctgtgcctgtcttagacccgtccgtgtaaactgtttttccatgaggcagcggggttaggctagtgacctgaggaaatactaggagatgatttttggcgaagttgatgaggggatgtttagggaaatgattatcaagggttcctgagaaactgtaagcaagtatggcccaatcatcgttcatagcacataatacttgtatctgttctacgctgtaaggggttataattttagctggagcctctccgaaatgtgtcatggaggtttttactcctctcaaagcaagtttggccacggctgccggatagtactctattgtcctagcctgagaggcttggggatgaatccagatcagtgggccgtgctgccataagactgctgttggcagctctggggtgggaaggacacacaactcaaagagttcattcgattgcactctatttaattgtgctgtcatcaaagcctgttctactttgcgaatggcttgtaatgcctcaggtgtgagggagcgcggtgacgttagttgtgggtctccttctaggattttaaacagtggtgtcaactcagtggtgggtatctttaagtatgggcgcaaccaattaatatcccctaggagtttttggaagtcattcaaatttcgcaactgattatgtcttatctcaagcttttgggggcaaattacatctgtgtaaatggttgctcctaggaatttgctaacactagatttttggaccttctcgcttgctatattcagtctccaattttctagggatctagtgagatctatatatgcttcttctatttccgctggttgtggggagcaaagaaggatgtcatccatgtaatggatgatctttagcgtgggataggtcttacgaattgggtctagcgctcgctgaacgtacagttgacatatggtgggactatttgccattccttgagggaggaccttccactgaaatctggcgtcaggttgttcatggttaatagctggcaaagtaaaagcaaatctttccctgtccttggagcttagaggtatagaaaagaaacaatctttaatatctattatgagcactttccattctttgggtaaggcagagaggagtggcagtccccgttgtacgggtccaagcattctcatttgagcatatactgctctcagatcatgaagcaacctccatgatcctgactttttcctgattacaaatatgggtgtgttccatggggacacagagggttctaggtgtcccacttggagctgctcttgcactaagcaatgagctgcttctaatttttcagaggataggggccactgaggaacccatacagcctcctctgtgagccaaggtatgggcatggcatcttcaatggcccctatgaaaaacccaggccgtgacggtcattctttactttgggcaggatgggctctatgcgtccctgttggtgtttccccagccccttgccagggatgtatcccatgtccatcatcatgccttgggcggggttggagtattcattaatgagtttgaggcctaagtctctcatgacatccctcccccataaattgaccggtagagggagtacataaggggtgactgtaccctcttgtccttcaggggctcgccatttcaatggtttggcactaattgaagggcttgactcatatcctaaaccttgtaatgaatgtgaggattgggtcacaggccacttggagggccaccaggttgcagagataatacttttatctgctccagtgtctaggattccctcaaagctctttccctctatttgcaGAGTCAATTtcggtctgtctgctaaatctaatactatgaaggctgaatcccagtcagaggagccgaagcccctttctcccctctccgtgttggtagcaggataattggcgtggagactaggtaaaactaagagctgggctatgcggtcttccggggatataggatagattcctctgggagccgaacatatgatttttacctgtccttcataatcttgatctataactccgggatggactgtcaggcctttcaaggcagcagaagagcgccctaagaGCAACCCaacggtatttggtggtagggggcctttaaagtctgaagggataggctgaactcccatctgtggagtcaacactattctggtggtggcacggatgtccaatcccgcggaacctgaagtggctctccttggggggcctggttgttcccgaatgacacttgcgtgctggttgccccatatatttgcgggccctggtgacgggggcccctctgggcgttttttggcagttctaagggtttcccttctatatctttaatagaccggcactcattggcccaatgcctacctttcttacacttagggcataacccaggggtcttttgggttgtttgttctgaagctgggctcctacactctctctttatatgtcctaatttcccgcattgaaagcatttgatacttctgttagtgatcctggcttgtttgtggctctgtaatatggccgcggctaggcccgcattggtgagtggccctcctatttctctacaggctttcaaccaggcatgtattcctttttgtttccagggtgttatcgcctgtctgcattctttggtacattgttcaaatactaattgctccactaggggcattgcttgttcctgatctccaaatattctgcctgcggcctccatcatacgagcgacaaagtcagaaaatggctcgctcggcccctgaataatttttgtcaaattgcctgatacttctcctttgttggtgagggctttccatgccttggcggcgcacgtgtttatttgtgcgtatacctgtaaggggaaggcggtctggttggctacccactgtccttggcccgtcagcatatcatatgaccacgcaggctgtccttcggccgcgtttgcgcgtgcctgggtcatactgatatcatgccacaatgccttccattctatgtattgccccatactagaaaggcatgccttagttacatattgccagtctgcgggtgtcatggctgtctctgttaatctctcaacttgtgctatggtatagttggcactgaccccataagcccgaacggattctgctaactccttaacttgtttatggctcaggggctggtgagagcgtacgccattatcctcaaatacaggaaacatttgtctaattgcctgaagagtatctgggtggcaaaaggagagtgcgccactcacgtaatgtggcggggcaacgggcgtcgggggacaccctgctttcattttttccttggtccgcttttcaactttgctggttcccttacttctgcactctgcggttttattttcttccccttcctctgcggacgttaattcctcctcagattccctattggagagttggaggtccctcaactctttccaggggtatttactattttctccgaggcgatcgtcactcgcttctcggggctcttttgcttttgccctaggcgggctttctccctcactctggggtttctttactttcgtttttgtggccttttttcggccgcgcgtgctctctgtttcccgttccgtttctgacatgctctcttggatatctgtcaatgctctctgaccttcttttattaccttttcacatctctcatcttgcagacaagctctaatcagtttccagaggggcctggtgcctcccctcaggctaccctcctcctcctctctatcaagatctttccccagtttgtcccagctcgggattgagagggaccctgaacaaatgaaccagggggccacacggtctatctccttcacaaaagatcctaagactttgctggagaccttcaagtttcgctctttgagagctgtctgcagtgccgtgactaatgacggtgcattccccatggtgcctccttatttacagagaaccatcaaccatcatcctaaaaagcaggggcctctcagaacttacccctccgggcttt
Coding sequences within it:
- the LOC140847044 gene encoding uncharacterized protein produces the protein MTSLYLLTLLLTLETPTQGVLRWGILSAFPKPMPVRFNAAVFPRFFTTNSSMNLPYLEKDTLTAPLGENRSFLTNGSLCFTTQNLAGCISLKRRKYGWFSDIILEASGLPVMSAKFEGPNKEGSPPYKNMTIHQMVLWINGTFVHSPRNNSTDRPRQPKYASHCVGDYEGELWPWTDCQSTVVTWATERQEFTISPDMEGRPANEAWWPVKVLEGEFRQQLSMNPFHKWMLCGVNGSCTNLSPFSALQGGGIGVKNITFWCENNHTRAHWNMTMTHNNENYTCSAKSGPESPNSLFPPSPVCVYPPFLFILSNSSFDSCSNEICFLSQCWDARNFTNALVVRIPRWVPVPVDAPNTMTLFRERCDFGITATIVLLISATAVAATAAGIALDTSIKSATELNNLAASVASALDQQSTLDGKLKGGIMILNQRIDLVEEQMEVLWQMAQLGCERKYRALCITSIQYENFTRAANLSRDLSQYLSGNWSQDFDGTLEELRREIIHINSTRLDISVAEGLSSWFLRALSHIKEWAGMAGMGVFLLGSLMLLLWLLCRLRNQHKQDKVILAQALMAIDVGASPQVWLNMLKKEAQL